Within the Plesiomonas shigelloides genome, the region AGTGCTTGATCGTGCAGTGCCAGAATTTGTGCCGCCAGCAAACCGGCATTGGCGGCACCCGCAGTGCCGATGGCGAGCGTGGCAACTGGAATGCCTTTGGGCATTTGTACAATCGACAGCAAGCTGTCTAACCCGTTTAAGCTGGCGCTTTTGACCGGCACACCCAGCACCGGTAACACGGTTTTTGATGCCAGCATACCCGGCAAGTGCGCAGCACCACCGGCGCCAGCAATGATCACCTGAAAGCCCGCGGCAGCAGCGTTACCGGCAAAATCCATCAGTTTATCGGGGGTGCGGTGGGCGGAGATGACTTCGGTGTGAAACGGAATGTCCAGTGCAGTTAAGATATCAGCGGCGGCTTGCATGGTAGCCCAGTCGCTTTTAGAACCCATAACAACAGCAACGTTAGGTTGCATGGTTGAAAACTCCTGTAATCCGGTACTCATTGGGATGCTGACCAGGGTTGTCGCTGGTGTGCGAGGACAACCACTGCGGGCGGCAAGAATAACATGAACTGCAGATGAGGAAAACGTTTGCGTCACTGCGTGCGCAAAGCGAAAATTTGTGACGGAGGTCGGATCAGATCGGCAGAAACGGCGTCAACAGTGGGTTTTAAAGGGATTAGCCGTATAATGTGCGTCAGTATGATGGATAACAATAACGAACATAAACAATAATGAGCCAGACCAACAATGAACTTTTTGCCGACATCCGCCCGTATCATGATGCGGAAGTCGCGCCGGTCTTAGCCGGCATCCTCAGTGATGATGAATTTATTCATGCTATCTGCCGTTTTCGCTATCCGCGGTTGTCGCGTTGGGCCGGCTGGTTGCTGAAACCGGTAGTGCGTTATGTACTGCAGCAGCGTGCGCGTAATATCACCAGCGTGCGGGCGTTCCAACAAATTGTTGAACGCTATATGCAGCACATGATTGATACCACCACCGATGGTGTGACCTACAGCGGCTTGGAAAATCTCACTCCGGGTGAGTCGTATCTGTTTATCTCCAACCACCGCGATATTGCGATGGATCCAGCGCTGGTGAACTGGGGCTTGTACCATAATGGCCATGACACGGTGCGCATTGCAATCGGCGATAACTTGCTGCGTAAACCGTATGCCTCCGACATTATGCGTCTGAATAAGAGCTTTATCGTGAAGCGTTCGGCCAAAGGCGTGCGTGAGATGTTGGCCGCGTTTACCGAGTTGTCCGCGTATATTCGCCACTCTTTGGATGAGAAGCAGTCGATTTGGATTGCTCAAAAAGAAGGGCGCGCGAAAGACGGTAATGATCAGACGGATCCTGCGATTTTGAAAATGTTCTATATGAACGGCAAAAAGCAACAGATCCCGATGGCGGACTATTTTCGCAGTCTGAATATCGTGCCGGTGGCCATTTCTTATGAATATGATGCCGGCGAAGTGGAGAAGGCGGCGGAGCTGGCGCAAAAGGCGCGCGGTGAGACCTATGTTAAAGCCGAATTCGAAGACTTAGACAGCATTGTGAAAGGGATTGTCGGCTATAAAGGTCGGGTGCAGGTGTCATTTGGCCCGGTGATGCGCGAAGAGATGAACTCACCGGAAGAGTTGGCGGCGTGGATAGACCAGCATATTACTGAGCAATATCATCTGTTCCCATCCAATTTATTGGCGGCCGGGATCAGCGATGAGATCAGCGTAGAAAAGCAGCAAGAATTTGCGATGCGCATGAGTCAGGTGCCAGCTGAATTGCGTGAGCGAGTAGAGCGTTGTTATGCCTTGCCCGCCTGCAAGCAGCGCGGTTTGCCATTGCCACCGGAGCCACATGACGAAAGCGCCGCATGAAAAAAGCGCCGCGTGCAGAATAGCGCAATGTAGAACTCGCTAGGCGCAACATCGGAATACGTAGGTAGACATAAATCGGGCTCAATGAGCCCGTTTTGCTTTTCTACTGTTTGGCAGAGATTCGGTGTGCGGACATCACGCTTAGGGCAACGACCGAGTAGTGCAGGCGTGAGCGATAAAACGCGGGGCGGCGCGGGTTATTAGTTGCGCGGCGCAAAAGGCAGCACGTCGAGGCGCACCCCATCAGGGCTGACACGCAGCATCGAGCCTTGCTGATACCAATCACCTAGCACAATACGTTCGGCGGGCTCGCCATCTAATTGCCAGTGATGGATATGTGGGCGATGGGTGTGGCCGTGAATCAAGCGGCGCACGCCGGCGCTGCGTAGCGCGTTATCCACGCTGCTGGCATTCACATCCATGATGGACGCACTTTTTTGCTGGTTGTGACGGCTGCTTTGTTGGCGCATTTTCGCGCCGATCCGTTGCCGCCAGCTAAGCGGTAAGCGGCGGAACAGCCATTGTAACCACGGCAGATGGACACGCTGACGAAAGCGTTGATAGGCTTCATCGTCGGTGCAGAATGTATCGCCATGGGCAATCAGTGTCGGGGTGCCGTACAGGTCAATCACGGCAGTTTCCGGCAGCAGGATCATGCGGCAGCGGCGCGCGTAGGCCTCACCGAGCAGAAAGTCTCGGTTGCCATGAATAAAGTACACCGGGATCCCCTGCTGGTGCAGGTGCAAAAAGGCCTCAGCCACTTGCTGCTGCAATGGGGTCTCTTCGTCGTCGCCGATCCAATATTCGAACAGATCGCCTAGCACATACAAGGCATCGGCAGCCGGAGCCTTATGTTGCAGGAAATCTAGCAGGGCCGCCGTGATCTCGGGCTGGGCCTCGCTTAGGTGTAAATCAGCAATAAACAACGTCGTACGCATAATCCGGTTTCATCAACCTGTCTTCACAGGGGAGTTATCAGGTAAAGCTCGAAAGTAACAGGGGGCATTACGCCCCCTGTTTATAATATCGGCAACAGTAACAGAAAAATTACTCGCTGACAGTCACGCTGTTGATGATCACTTCATCACGTGGCACGTCTTGGTGGTAGCCGTAAGAGCCGGTAGAAACGCCTTTGATCTTGTCAACCACGTCCATACCTTCAACCACTTCACCGAACACGCAGTAACCCCAACCGTCACGGTTTTCCGCGCGGAAGTTCAGGAAATCGTTGTCAGCAACGTTGATGAAGAACTGGGAAGAGGCTGAGTGCGGATCCATAGTACGTGCCATGGCGATGGTGCCACGCTTGTTCTTCAGGCCGTTGTTAGCTTCGTTTTTGATGCTGGCTTTGGTCTCTTTCTCAACCATCCCAGGCTCCATGCCGCCGCCTTGGATCATGAAACCGTCGATCACGCGGTGGAAAATGGTGTTGTTGTAGAAACCTTCACGGCAGTAGTCTTCAAAGTTCTTGGCAGTGATCGGTGCCTTTTCGTGGTTCAGTTGCAGAACGATGTCGCCGTGGTTGGTGTGCAAAGTGATCATCTGATGCTGTCCTTTGGAGTTATCAGTTTGGCTGTAGCTGGCGTGCTGAGCAGACGATATATCTGGATGACACACCGGCCTAGTCCGGTTACGGGCCGCAAATGGCCCGATCAGGCTCGGGATTGTACCCAAATGGCGCGGCCGGGGAAACCGGCATACCGGCTGTACGCTCTAAATGACAGCAGCGAAACGGACCGATCCCACTTTCCAGTATAAGTCAGCTTGCATTGGGGCTGTTTTCTGGGTTCAATACCCTGATTATGCTCATCATCCCACAAGCAAACGGGTATTTATACGATGCTGAAAATTTACAACACGCTGACACGACAAAAAGAAGAATTTAAGCCGATCCATGCAGGAAAGGTTGGCATGTATGTGTGTGGGGTGACCATTTATGATCTCTGTCATATCGGCCATGGCCGCACCTTTGTGGCGTTTGATGTGGTGGCGCGTTACTTGCGCTATCTGGGTTACGACCTGACTTTCGTGCGTAACATCACGGATGTGGACGACAAGATCATCAAGCGAGCGGCAGAAAACGGTGAAACCTGCGATCAGCTGACCGAGCGTCTGATTGCCGATATGCATGCCGATTTTGATGCGCTGAACATGCAGCGTCCGGATATCGAGCCGCGTGCGACCAAGCACATTGCCGAAATCATCGAAATGGTACAGCGTCTGCTGGATCGCGGTCATGCCTACGTGGCTAGCAACGGCGATGTGATGTTCTCGGTTGATACCTTTAAAGATTACGGCAAGTTATCACGCCAAGATCTGGAGCAGTTGCAAGCCGGTGCACGCGTTGATGTGGATGAAGCCAAACGTAATCCAGTGGATTTCGTGCTGTGGAAGATGTCTAAGCCGGGTGAGCCGAGCTGGACTTCGCCGTGGGGCGCGGGTCGTCCGGGTTGGCACATTGAGTGTTCGGCGATGAACAGCAAGCAGCTAGGCGAGCACTTCGACATTCACGGCGGTGGCTCCGATCTGATGTTCCCGCACCATGAAAACGAAATCGCGCAATCTTGCTGTGCCCATGACACGCCGTATGTGAATTACTGGATGCATTCGGGCATGGTGATGGTAGACCGCGAGAAGATGTCCAAATCGCTGGGTAACTTCTTCACTATCCGTGATGTGCTGAATCACTACGATGCGGAGACCGTGCGTTATTTCCTGATGTCCGGTCACTATCGTAGCCAGCTGAATTACAGCGAAGAGAACTTGAAGCAAGCGCGCACTGCGCTGGAGCGTCTGTACACTGCGCTGCGTGGTCTGGATCTGAGTGCGGCACCTGCTGGTGGTGAAGCGTTTGAAGAGCGTTTCCGTACGGCGATGGATGACGATTTCAACACGCCAGAAGCCTATTCCGTGCTGTTTGACATGGCGCGTGAAGTGAACCGTCTGAAAGCCGATGATCTGGCGGCGGCTAACGCTCTGGGCGCGGCACTGCGTCAGTTAGCAGGTGTATTGGGTCTGCTGCAACAAGATCCAGAAGTGTTCTTGCAAGGCGGCGCTAGTGCTGATGATAGCGAAACGGCGGAAATCGAAGCGCTGATCAAAGCGCGTAACGATGCGCGTGCGGCGAAAGATTGGCCGGCGGCAGATGCGGCACGTAACCGTCTGACCGAGATGGGCATTGTGCTGGAAGATGGTCCGCAAGGGACAACATGGCGTCGCGCTTAATCTCAGCTGATGCGTTATCTGCATGAGAAAATAAAAAACCGCCGTAAGGCGGTTTTTTATGCGCGTAAAACACAACGGGATAACGGCATTTATACCGAGCGCGGCGTGTTCTGTGCGGCGAGTTCGGTTTCCGCGGCCTCATGCGCTAAATGATGATGGCTATGCGGCAGTTTGTCGCCACAGAATTTACAGTGCAGCGCGTCGGCATCATGGCCGGTGCGATGACAGCTGTTACAGCGGATCCGGTCTTTGTTCTTTTGCAGCTCTTCGGTTAGCTGCGCGGTCAAGATGCCGGTAGGAACCGCAATGATCGAGTAACCAATCAAGATCACCAGTGAGGCTATCACTCGCCCAGCGGGGGTGTGTGGCACCAGATCGCCATAACCCACGGTAGTCAGAGTTACGATAGCCCAGTAAATGCCCATTGGAATACTGGTAAAGCCGTTAGTCGGCCCTTCGACCACAAACATCAAGCTGCCGAACAGGCACACCATCAGGCCGACCGCACCAAAGAACACCATCACTTTACGGTGCGTTTGGATCAAACAGCGCCACAGCAGATTGGCTTCCGACATGTAGCGCACCAGTTTGAGAATGCGGAACAAGCGGAAAATACGCAGTACTCGCAGCATCAAGGTGTACTGCGCGCCCGGTAAGAACAGCGACAGATAGACCGGTAAGATAGAGATGAGATCGACCAGCCCGTAAAAGCTTTTGGCATAGCGCAGCGGCTTAGGCGAGCAGTACAGACGCAGCAAATACTCCAGACTAAACAGGATACTGAAGACAATCTCACAAAAGATAAAAGGGCGGTACCACGGTGAGCCGGCCTCCAGTGTGGAGCCGATAATCAGTACGGCGACACTGAATAGCACAGCAAAGAACAACAGTATTTCAATGGCGCGGCCAGAAGGGCGCGAAGCATCGAATAAAAAGCGGTACAGGCGGTGGCGAAATTTACGTGGTTCAGACATAAAACATCCGTCAGCGGTTGCAAGGGCTTCTTGATGCCGCAAAGCGCGGGTTAATGCAAATTAACCCGCACGAAATGTTAATTATGACCGATTTTTTTGCGTGTCAGTGCAATGCTGTTACTGGTCGTGGTATTTCTCGCAGGCCAGCAGGGTATTTTGCATCAACGTCGCCACCGTCATTGGGCCGACACCACCCGGTACAGGAGTGATCCATGCGGCGCGCTCTTTGGCCGTGGCAAAATCGATATCGCCCACCACTTTGCCATCTGGCTGGCGGTTGATGCCCACATCAATCACGACTGCGCCTGGCTTGATCCAATCACCCGGAATAAAGTGTGGTTTACCCACCGCCACGACTAACAGGTCGGCACGACGCACGTGGCTTTCCAGATCGCGGGTAAAGCGGTGAGTGGTGGTGACGGTGCAACCGGCCAGCAGCAGCTCCAGTGACATAGGGCGACCGACAATATTCGATGCGCCAACGACCACCGCTTCCATGCCGTAGGTGTCGATACCGGTTTTTTCAATCAAGGTCATGATGCCGCCAGGGGTGCAAGGGCGCAGCGTCGGAATACGCTGGCACAGACGGCCGATGGTGTACGGGTGGAAGCCGTCCACATCTTTGTTGGGATGGATACGCTCGATGACCTTGGTGGTATCGATGCTTTCAGGCAGGGGCAGCTGTACTAAGATGCCGTCGATATCAGGCGCGGCGTTCAGCTCGTCAATCAAGGTCAGCAGTTGGCTTTCGGTGGTGTCAGCCGGTAAATCGTAAGAGCGGGACACAAAACCGACTTCTTCGCAGGCCTTGCGTTTAGAGCCGACGTAGATTTGGGAGGCGGGGTCCTGACCGACCAGAACTACTGCCAATCCGGGGGCACGTTTACCTTGTGCAATCCGCTGTTGTACTTGTTGGGCAACTGTCGCTCTGACTTGTTGCGCAATCGTTTTCCCATCAATAATCATACCAGCCATCAGACCTGCGATCTCCCACACATTTAAGGAAGCCGTATTGTGTCAGAAACAGGCAAAAGAGTCAGCAGACTTCATAGTTTAAAACCAGACTGCACAAAAAATCATATTCTTGCTGGAGTTTTAAGCATTTAGTCGCTTTCGGGGCGAAAACATTTTGACTCGCCACCGCATCTCAGTATAATCCCGTCCCTATCAAGTCAGGTATTCGATTATTGATGCGTGGCGAGAGTCGGTGAGTAGCGCAGTCCGGTAGCGCAACTGGTTTGGGACCAGTGGGTCGGAGGTTCGAATCCTCTCTCACCGACCACTATTCAATAGTGAGTGCACCCTTAGCTCAGTTGGATAGAGCAACGGCCTTCTAAGCCGTGGGTCACAGGTTCGAATCCTGTAGGGTGCGCCATTTTACCGCGCCAGTGGTAAAGGTAGTACCAAAAAACACCTTCAGTGGTGGCTGTAGCTCAGTTGGTAGAGTCCTGGATTGTGATTCCAGTTGTCGTGGGTTCGAGCCCCATCAGCCACCCCATTCTTCTCGCTTCCTTGCAAATCTCTTCTTTGTGTTTCCCTCTATATATTTACGATTCCTTGTGTTTCTTCACGTTGTTTTTCTATCTCTGACATATCCTCCT harbors:
- the cysS gene encoding cysteine--tRNA ligase yields the protein MLKIYNTLTRQKEEFKPIHAGKVGMYVCGVTIYDLCHIGHGRTFVAFDVVARYLRYLGYDLTFVRNITDVDDKIIKRAAENGETCDQLTERLIADMHADFDALNMQRPDIEPRATKHIAEIIEMVQRLLDRGHAYVASNGDVMFSVDTFKDYGKLSRQDLEQLQAGARVDVDEAKRNPVDFVLWKMSKPGEPSWTSPWGAGRPGWHIECSAMNSKQLGEHFDIHGGGSDLMFPHHENEIAQSCCAHDTPYVNYWMHSGMVMVDREKMSKSLGNFFTIRDVLNHYDAETVRYFLMSGHYRSQLNYSEENLKQARTALERLYTALRGLDLSAAPAGGEAFEERFRTAMDDDFNTPEAYSVLFDMAREVNRLKADDLAAANALGAALRQLAGVLGLLQQDPEVFLQGGASADDSETAEIEALIKARNDARAAKDWPAADAARNRLTEMGIVLEDGPQGTTWRRA
- a CDS encoding 1-acyl-sn-glycerol-3-phosphate acyltransferase codes for the protein MSQTNNELFADIRPYHDAEVAPVLAGILSDDEFIHAICRFRYPRLSRWAGWLLKPVVRYVLQQRARNITSVRAFQQIVERYMQHMIDTTTDGVTYSGLENLTPGESYLFISNHRDIAMDPALVNWGLYHNGHDTVRIAIGDNLLRKPYASDIMRLNKSFIVKRSAKGVREMLAAFTELSAYIRHSLDEKQSIWIAQKEGRAKDGNDQTDPAILKMFYMNGKKQQIPMADYFRSLNIVPVAISYEYDAGEVEKAAELAQKARGETYVKAEFEDLDSIVKGIVGYKGRVQVSFGPVMREEMNSPEELAAWIDQHITEQYHLFPSNLLAAGISDEISVEKQQEFAMRMSQVPAELRERVERCYALPACKQRGLPLPPEPHDESAA
- the ppiB gene encoding peptidylprolyl isomerase B, whose amino-acid sequence is MITLHTNHGDIVLQLNHEKAPITAKNFEDYCREGFYNNTIFHRVIDGFMIQGGGMEPGMVEKETKASIKNEANNGLKNKRGTIAMARTMDPHSASSQFFINVADNDFLNFRAENRDGWGYCVFGEVVEGMDVVDKIKGVSTGSYGYHQDVPRDEVIINSVTVSE
- a CDS encoding ion transporter, producing the protein MSEPRKFRHRLYRFLFDASRPSGRAIEILLFFAVLFSVAVLIIGSTLEAGSPWYRPFIFCEIVFSILFSLEYLLRLYCSPKPLRYAKSFYGLVDLISILPVYLSLFLPGAQYTLMLRVLRIFRLFRILKLVRYMSEANLLWRCLIQTHRKVMVFFGAVGLMVCLFGSLMFVVEGPTNGFTSIPMGIYWAIVTLTTVGYGDLVPHTPAGRVIASLVILIGYSIIAVPTGILTAQLTEELQKNKDRIRCNSCHRTGHDADALHCKFCGDKLPHSHHHLAHEAAETELAAQNTPRSV
- the purE gene encoding 5-(carboxyamino)imidazole ribonucleotide mutase translates to MQPNVAVVMGSKSDWATMQAAADILTALDIPFHTEVISAHRTPDKLMDFAGNAAAAGFQVIIAGAGGAAHLPGMLASKTVLPVLGVPVKSASLNGLDSLLSIVQMPKGIPVATLAIGTAGAANAGLLAAQILALHDQALRTRLQAWRDAQTDAVLNNPDPREEA
- the lpxH gene encoding UDP-2,3-diacylglucosamine diphosphatase, translating into MRTTLFIADLHLSEAQPEITAALLDFLQHKAPAADALYVLGDLFEYWIGDDEETPLQQQVAEAFLHLHQQGIPVYFIHGNRDFLLGEAYARRCRMILLPETAVIDLYGTPTLIAHGDTFCTDDEAYQRFRQRVHLPWLQWLFRRLPLSWRQRIGAKMRQQSSRHNQQKSASIMDVNASSVDNALRSAGVRRLIHGHTHRPHIHHWQLDGEPAERIVLGDWYQQGSMLRVSPDGVRLDVLPFAPRN
- the folD gene encoding bifunctional methylenetetrahydrofolate dehydrogenase/methenyltetrahydrofolate cyclohydrolase FolD — protein: MAGMIIDGKTIAQQVRATVAQQVQQRIAQGKRAPGLAVVLVGQDPASQIYVGSKRKACEEVGFVSRSYDLPADTTESQLLTLIDELNAAPDIDGILVQLPLPESIDTTKVIERIHPNKDVDGFHPYTIGRLCQRIPTLRPCTPGGIMTLIEKTGIDTYGMEAVVVGASNIVGRPMSLELLLAGCTVTTTHRFTRDLESHVRRADLLVVAVGKPHFIPGDWIKPGAVVIDVGINRQPDGKVVGDIDFATAKERAAWITPVPGGVGPMTVATLMQNTLLACEKYHDQ